In the bacterium genome, one interval contains:
- a CDS encoding ATP-grasp domain-containing protein has product MARLYEYQGKELLRRAGVDVPPGRAVRSGAEAAVIAREIGAPVVLKAQVFITGRAAVGGIQFAENAMAAERVAGRDLLGRKFKGQRCDVVLVERKLDVAREMYAAVVVDNDARKPLLIFSSVGGSGVEEIAAAHPEALVRMYVEPARGLYGYDARELARRAGLRGRELVAVADVLVKLWRVARDAEARAAEINPLVVTDAGEVVAADCRVTVDDYAVYRHPELGVEVAREFDRPPTELDLIAYNVEKDDYRGTFYFVQLAEGFEREERYVAFHGAGGGGSMMSMDAALAEGFKIADFCDTSGNPPASKVYRAARILLAQRNLVGYFGSGSGVASQEQFHSARGLVKAFREVWLDVPCVERLGGNQEERAIRILTEYTEDLPAPVECYGKDTPARYCAARLRELVDGYDYGARREKPPRVQHKSSYSFKTVTGGTVSYDYARCEGCDSKVCVAECVPRILTLEDGRPVLNIGADEAARGRCSECLACEVECRARGNGGGLITLPIPGLDDYLKKTR; this is encoded by the coding sequence ATGGCCCGTTTATACGAATACCAGGGTAAAGAGCTCCTGCGGCGGGCGGGCGTGGATGTCCCGCCGGGACGTGCCGTTCGTTCCGGCGCCGAGGCCGCGGTCATCGCCCGGGAGATCGGCGCGCCGGTCGTTCTGAAGGCCCAGGTCTTCATAACCGGCCGGGCGGCCGTGGGCGGCATCCAGTTCGCCGAAAACGCCATGGCCGCGGAACGCGTCGCCGGCCGCGACTTATTGGGCCGCAAGTTCAAGGGCCAGCGCTGCGACGTCGTCCTGGTCGAGCGGAAGTTGGACGTCGCCCGGGAGATGTACGCCGCGGTCGTCGTCGACAACGACGCCCGCAAACCCCTCCTCATATTTTCGTCCGTCGGCGGCAGCGGCGTCGAGGAGATAGCCGCCGCCCACCCGGAGGCGCTGGTAAGAATGTACGTCGAGCCGGCGCGCGGCCTTTACGGTTACGACGCGCGGGAGTTGGCGCGGCGCGCGGGCCTGCGGGGCCGCGAGCTCGTGGCCGTAGCGGACGTCTTGGTGAAGCTGTGGCGCGTCGCCCGCGACGCCGAGGCCCGGGCGGCGGAGATAAACCCGCTGGTCGTGACCGACGCCGGCGAGGTCGTGGCCGCGGACTGCCGCGTTACGGTGGACGACTACGCCGTATACCGGCACCCGGAGCTCGGCGTGGAGGTCGCCCGCGAGTTCGACCGGCCGCCCACCGAGCTGGACCTCATCGCCTACAACGTCGAGAAGGACGACTACCGCGGCACGTTTTATTTCGTCCAGCTCGCGGAGGGCTTCGAGCGGGAAGAACGCTACGTCGCGTTCCACGGCGCCGGCGGCGGCGGCTCGATGATGTCGATGGACGCCGCGCTGGCCGAGGGTTTTAAGATAGCCGACTTTTGCGACACCTCCGGCAACCCGCCGGCGAGTAAAGTCTACCGCGCGGCACGCATATTGCTGGCCCAGAGGAACCTCGTCGGTTACTTCGGCTCCGGCTCCGGCGTCGCGAGCCAGGAACAATTCCACTCCGCCCGGGGCCTGGTCAAGGCCTTCCGCGAGGTTTGGCTCGACGTCCCCTGCGTCGAGCGGCTGGGCGGCAACCAGGAAGAGCGCGCCATCCGGATACTGACCGAATATACGGAGGACTTGCCCGCGCCGGTGGAGTGCTACGGCAAGGATACGCCGGCGCGGTACTGCGCGGCGCGACTGCGCGAGCTCGTGGACGGCTACGACTACGGCGCTCGCCGCGAGAAGCCGCCCCGGGTGCAACATAAGTCTTCTTATTCTTTTAAGACGGTTACGGGCGGGACCGTCTCCTACGATTACGCGCGATGCGAAGGATGCGATTCCAAAGTATGCGTGGCGGAATGCGTCCCGCGAATCCTTACGCTGGAGGACGGCAGGCCGGTCTTGAATATCGGCGCCGACGAGGCGGCGCGCGGGCGCTGTAGCGAGTGCCTGGCGTGCGAGGTGGAGTGCCGGGCGCGCGGCAACGGCGGCGGCCTGATAACGCTGCCTATCCCCGGGTTGGACGATTATTTGAAGAAGACGCGTTGA
- a CDS encoding RNA-binding S4 domain-containing protein, translating to MLYSQRSAMRLDKFLTVARLVKQRARAKEMCDAGHVKIGGKSAKAGRDVNEGETVELTFPRRRLVVRVATVPAAKSVSKEAARTLYDVMAEERTGALE from the coding sequence ATGTTATATTCGCAACGGTCGGCGATGCGGCTCGACAAATTCCTTACGGTCGCGCGGTTGGTGAAGCAGCGCGCACGGGCGAAAGAAATGTGCGACGCGGGCCACGTTAAAATCGGCGGCAAGAGCGCCAAAGCGGGCCGGGACGTCAACGAGGGCGAAACGGTCGAGCTTACGTTCCCGCGCCGGCGCCTGGTCGTACGAGTTGCGACGGTACCGGCGGCGAAATCCGTTTCTAAAGAAGCGGCTCGTACGCTGTACGACGTCATGGCCGAAGAACGGACCGGCGCATTGGAATGA
- the pheS gene encoding phenylalanine--tRNA ligase subunit alpha has translation MTEDAKKFLAEATALKTAAEKAAAAVSDRKALEHWRIEFLGRKSPLSRLSKNLSSLAEGDRPAAGQALNELRAGLEAEYESLQKRLGPRKADAGEARIDYTLPGVTPPIGTLHPLTKTYYEITAFFASLGFSIAHGPEVEDEFHNFGALNFPPDHPSRDAQDTLYVNDDWLLRTHTSPVQIRVMLEQQPPLRVIVPGRCFRADAVDASHYPVFHQVEGLLVDENVSLGDLKGTLAAFAAYIFGPDTGMRFRPHFFPFTEPSAEIDVSCAVCEGEGCGTCGGTGWLEIAGAGMVHPNVFRNVGYDPEQWAGYAFGMGVERIAMLKYGIDDIRLFYENDFAFLKQF, from the coding sequence ATGACCGAGGACGCGAAAAAATTCTTAGCCGAAGCAACGGCGTTAAAAACCGCGGCCGAGAAAGCGGCGGCCGCCGTTTCCGACCGAAAAGCGCTCGAGCACTGGCGCATAGAATTCCTCGGCCGGAAATCGCCGCTAAGCCGGCTGAGTAAAAACCTTTCCTCGCTGGCTGAGGGCGACAGACCCGCGGCGGGCCAAGCGCTCAACGAGCTCCGGGCGGGCCTCGAGGCCGAGTACGAATCGCTTCAAAAACGGCTCGGCCCGCGAAAAGCGGACGCCGGCGAGGCGCGCATCGACTACACGCTGCCCGGCGTAACACCGCCCATCGGCACGCTTCATCCGTTAACCAAAACCTACTACGAGATAACGGCGTTCTTCGCCTCCCTGGGGTTCTCCATCGCGCACGGCCCGGAGGTGGAGGACGAGTTCCACAACTTCGGCGCGCTCAACTTCCCGCCCGACCACCCGAGCCGCGACGCCCAGGACACGTTGTACGTAAACGACGACTGGCTGCTGCGAACCCACACGTCGCCGGTGCAGATACGGGTAATGCTCGAGCAGCAGCCGCCGCTGCGCGTAATCGTCCCGGGCCGCTGCTTCCGCGCCGACGCGGTGGACGCGTCCCACTACCCCGTCTTCCACCAGGTGGAGGGCCTATTGGTGGACGAAAACGTATCGCTGGGCGACCTCAAGGGGACGCTGGCCGCCTTCGCCGCGTACATCTTCGGCCCGGACACCGGGATGCGTTTCCGGCCGCACTTCTTTCCCTTCACCGAGCCTTCCGCGGAAATCGACGTCTCGTGCGCGGTATGCGAAGGCGAGGGTTGCGGGACCTGCGGCGGCACGGGTTGGCTCGAAATAGCGGGCGCCGGTATGGTCCACCCCAACGTCTTCCGCAACGTCGGCTACGACCCCGAACAATGGGCGGGTTACGCGTTCGGCATGGGCGTGGAACGCATCGCTATGCTCAAGTACGGCATCGACGACATCCGGCTCTTCTACGAAAACGATTTCGCGTTCCTGAAACAATTTTAA
- the pheT gene encoding phenylalanine--tRNA ligase subunit beta, which yields MKYSLKWLRDYCPANVPADKLARQLTMAGLEVESLGRVGDDVVFDVDVVPVRSDCLSMVGLAREISFLTGAPLTLPPVFIKEVNIPKDFSVDVDLVDRDLCPRYSARVVTDLRVGPSPPWLAERLEAVGVRSLNNVVDITNFVNLETGQPLHAFDVAHLRGRKLVIRRAAAGEKLVLIDGRELALSPEDLVIADAEGPVALAGVMGGLDSEVSSSTEAVVIESAHFDPVNTRRTARRYGLSTESSYRFERGADPTATLTAADRAAGLTAELAGGTVLGPPVDEGQTEWSRPAIVLRPARANMLLGTSLTGEDMAVLLRRLYFDVGLDRMENLVISAPSYRRDVNAEIDVVEEVGRAYGYDDVEATLPGGRLPAPARVPREELERAAREVLTAAGFAEVYTPSFTDPEKLAAYGLDAAAAVRVANPTVSQFSHLRPALWPALAEVATRNGRLGAPSVLVFELGTVFEPGEEGRVVERHRLAALAAGEAAPRHWSRPPPRADFFFVKGVVEALARPLDVPLTWQGESFRLGEGEGKYLRLPLEPFGEGHVVEMDVAPLYDHAAAPGRRYHPVSRFPSVVRDLAVVVDDGTAAADVVAALRDSSELARDVSVFDVFAGEGLPPGRKSLGIRIRYQADDRTLTDEEANAAREDAIKILTERFDATLRS from the coding sequence ATGAAGTACAGCCTGAAATGGCTCCGCGACTACTGCCCGGCCAACGTGCCGGCCGACAAGCTTGCCCGGCAGCTCACGATGGCCGGCCTGGAAGTCGAGTCGCTCGGCCGCGTCGGCGACGACGTCGTCTTCGACGTGGACGTCGTCCCGGTGCGCAGCGACTGCCTCTCGATGGTGGGCCTGGCGCGGGAGATATCCTTCCTCACCGGCGCGCCGCTCACGCTACCGCCGGTATTCATTAAAGAAGTAAACATCCCTAAGGACTTCTCCGTCGACGTGGACCTCGTCGACCGGGACTTGTGTCCCCGCTACTCCGCCCGCGTCGTAACCGATTTGCGCGTGGGCCCGTCGCCGCCGTGGCTCGCCGAGCGGCTGGAGGCGGTCGGCGTCCGTTCGCTCAACAACGTCGTAGACATCACCAACTTCGTGAACTTGGAGACGGGGCAGCCGCTGCACGCCTTCGACGTCGCCCATCTCCGGGGACGCAAACTCGTCATCCGGCGGGCGGCCGCCGGCGAAAAACTCGTCCTCATCGACGGCCGGGAACTCGCGCTGTCGCCCGAAGACCTCGTAATCGCCGACGCCGAGGGGCCGGTGGCGCTGGCGGGCGTTATGGGCGGCCTGGACAGCGAGGTATCGTCTTCCACCGAGGCGGTCGTTATAGAGAGCGCGCACTTCGACCCGGTGAACACCCGCCGCACCGCGCGGCGCTACGGCTTGTCGACCGAGTCGTCGTACCGGTTCGAACGCGGCGCCGACCCCACCGCGACGCTGACGGCGGCGGACCGCGCCGCGGGGCTCACGGCGGAGTTGGCGGGCGGTACCGTACTCGGGCCGCCGGTCGACGAAGGTCAGACCGAGTGGTCGCGGCCGGCTATCGTCCTCCGGCCCGCCCGGGCCAACATGCTGCTGGGAACGAGCCTCACCGGCGAGGACATGGCGGTGCTCCTCCGGCGCCTTTACTTCGACGTGGGGTTGGACCGGATGGAGAACCTCGTTATCTCGGCGCCGTCGTACCGGCGCGACGTGAACGCCGAAATAGACGTAGTCGAAGAAGTGGGTCGGGCCTACGGCTATGACGACGTCGAGGCCACGCTACCCGGGGGAAGGTTGCCGGCGCCGGCGCGCGTCCCGCGCGAGGAGTTGGAACGCGCCGCGCGCGAAGTCCTGACGGCGGCCGGGTTCGCTGAAGTCTACACGCCGAGCTTTACCGACCCCGAAAAGCTCGCGGCGTACGGCCTGGACGCCGCGGCCGCCGTCCGGGTCGCCAACCCGACGGTGAGCCAGTTTTCGCACCTGCGTCCCGCGCTCTGGCCCGCGCTGGCGGAAGTCGCCACCCGCAACGGCCGCCTGGGCGCGCCGTCGGTACTCGTCTTCGAGCTGGGTACCGTATTCGAACCGGGCGAAGAGGGCCGCGTCGTCGAGCGACACCGCCTCGCGGCGTTGGCGGCGGGCGAAGCCGCACCCCGGCACTGGTCGCGGCCGCCCCCCCGCGCCGATTTCTTCTTCGTCAAGGGCGTGGTGGAAGCCCTGGCGCGCCCCCTCGACGTACCGTTGACCTGGCAAGGCGAGAGCTTCCGGCTCGGCGAAGGCGAGGGGAAGTACCTTCGCTTGCCGCTGGAGCCGTTCGGCGAGGGCCACGTCGTCGAGATGGACGTCGCGCCGCTGTACGACCACGCCGCGGCGCCGGGCCGCCGCTACCACCCGGTTTCACGCTTTCCGTCGGTAGTGCGTGACCTGGCGGTAGTAGTCGACGACGGCACGGCCGCAGCGGACGTCGTCGCCGCGCTGCGCGACTCGAGCGAGCTGGCACGCGACGTATCGGTATTCGACGTCTTCGCCGGCGAGGGCTTGCCGCCGGGGCGAAAAAGCCTGGGGATACGAATTCGCTATCAGGCCGACGACCGGACGTTGACCGACGAGGAGGCCAACGCCGCTCGCGAAGACGCGATTAAAATACTAACCGAACGGTTCGACGCAACGCTACGCAGCTAG
- the zapA gene encoding cell division protein ZapA: MAQGKQTTKVTIFGVEYSITSDRNPDEVRRIAKFVDDKMWEISENNNLISTEKVAILTALNIAEDYLRTLEQRKRETERVERKTSSIIKLIDESRT, from the coding sequence ATGGCGCAAGGCAAACAAACGACAAAGGTTACCATCTTCGGCGTCGAATACTCGATTACGAGCGACCGCAATCCCGACGAAGTACGCCGGATCGCGAAGTTCGTGGACGACAAGATGTGGGAGATCTCGGAGAACAACAACCTCATCTCGACCGAGAAAGTCGCCATACTCACCGCCCTGAACATCGCCGAAGACTACCTCCGAACCCTCGAGCAACGAAAGCGCGAAACGGAGCGGGTCGAACGTAAGACGTCGAGCATCATTAAATTAATCGACGAATCGCGTACCTAA
- a CDS encoding ROK family protein codes for MRTSARYTLGIDLGGTTTSLAVVDARNYVVEEQSFPTRAEAGFDDVLRRMCEAAAAALERYPCVAVGVAAAAQVDAEAGTLVASPNLRFANEPLAARLRDALGLPVILENDVNAAAYGEYLAEAEAREPLLAVFVGTGIGGGLVAGGEVFRGADGFAAEIGHVPVVPAGGEPCGCGRRGCVEAYAGGSAIVRRANTRRPPEAPAFADVDGVAAAAAAGDAGSRAILEEAADYLGVALAAAVNLLNPGTLVVGGGVARAWPPLVPRALDRMKESALPPALASLATREALFGTWAGAIGAAALARKSVKP; via the coding sequence TTGCGTACGTCGGCGCGCTACACGTTGGGCATCGACCTCGGCGGCACTACTACGTCGCTGGCGGTAGTCGATGCCCGAAACTATGTCGTCGAAGAACAGAGCTTTCCCACTCGGGCCGAGGCCGGGTTCGACGACGTCTTGCGTAGGATGTGCGAGGCCGCGGCGGCGGCTTTAGAGCGATATCCGTGCGTCGCGGTAGGAGTAGCCGCGGCGGCCCAGGTCGACGCCGAAGCCGGCACGCTGGTCGCCTCGCCTAATTTGCGATTCGCGAACGAACCGTTGGCGGCCCGGCTTCGAGACGCCTTGGGACTACCGGTTATTTTGGAAAACGACGTCAACGCCGCGGCGTACGGCGAATACCTGGCGGAGGCCGAAGCCCGCGAGCCGCTACTCGCGGTATTCGTCGGCACCGGTATAGGCGGCGGCCTCGTCGCCGGCGGCGAGGTATTCCGGGGCGCGGACGGCTTCGCCGCGGAAATAGGCCACGTACCGGTCGTGCCGGCGGGAGGCGAACCGTGCGGATGCGGCCGGCGGGGATGCGTGGAGGCGTACGCCGGCGGCTCGGCCATCGTGCGACGCGCCAATACCCGGCGCCCGCCCGAAGCCCCGGCCTTCGCCGACGTCGACGGCGTCGCGGCGGCGGCCGCCGCGGGGGACGCCGGAAGCCGGGCGATTTTGGAAGAGGCGGCCGACTATCTGGGCGTAGCGCTAGCCGCCGCCGTAAACCTCCTGAACCCGGGTACGCTGGTCGTGGGCGGCGGCGTCGCCCGGGCGTGGCCGCCGCTGGTACCGCGAGCACTCGACAGGATGAAAGAGTCGGCGCTGCCGCCCGCGCTCGCCTCGCTGGCGACGCGCGAAGCGTTGTTCGGTACGTGGGCCGGCGCGATCGGCGCCGCGGCGCTCGCCCGGAAATCGGTTAAGCCGTAA
- the hisC gene encoding histidinol-phosphate transaminase, translated as MNIKPREIINQILPYKPGKPVAEVQRELGLEKVIKLASNENNLGPSPKAIAAMTEALAGVHEYPEGSGYYLVNAIAEKYDLAFDQIVLGNGGNDLIELVVKTFAGPDHNVVSGHPSFIMYKIGTLIMGAEFRGIPLKDYRFDLPAMADAVDEQTRVVLIANPNNPTGTIVTRAEVDDFLERVPDTVLVVLDEAYFDFVTAKDYPDALDYVRAGRPVMALRSFSKNYGLAGLRLGWGAADAELVGAMHRIRQPFNANRLAQVAGVAALEDDEHLARSCEMVAAGREQIYRGLEELGAKYVPSEANFVLVDLEREAAPVFEGLLKLGVVVRPMAGWGLPNALRVSVGRPEENDAFLRALATVLGK; from the coding sequence TTGAACATCAAGCCCCGCGAAATTATAAACCAGATCTTACCGTACAAACCCGGGAAGCCGGTGGCCGAGGTGCAGCGCGAGCTCGGCCTGGAGAAAGTCATCAAGCTCGCTTCCAACGAGAACAACCTCGGCCCGTCCCCCAAAGCCATAGCCGCGATGACGGAGGCGCTCGCCGGCGTCCACGAATATCCCGAGGGCTCGGGTTACTATCTCGTGAACGCCATCGCCGAAAAATACGACCTGGCGTTCGACCAGATCGTGCTGGGCAACGGCGGCAACGACCTCATCGAGCTCGTCGTCAAGACCTTCGCCGGCCCGGACCACAACGTCGTCTCCGGGCACCCGTCGTTCATTATGTATAAGATCGGGACTTTAATAATGGGCGCCGAATTCCGCGGGATACCCCTCAAGGATTACAGGTTCGACTTGCCGGCGATGGCCGACGCCGTGGACGAGCAAACCAGGGTGGTGTTAATCGCCAACCCCAATAATCCTACCGGGACCATAGTGACTCGAGCCGAGGTCGACGATTTCCTCGAGCGCGTGCCCGATACCGTGCTCGTCGTTCTGGACGAGGCGTACTTCGACTTCGTAACGGCGAAGGACTACCCCGACGCGCTCGACTACGTGAGGGCCGGGCGGCCGGTGATGGCGTTGCGCAGCTTCTCGAAGAACTACGGCCTCGCCGGCCTGCGGTTGGGCTGGGGCGCCGCGGACGCCGAACTTGTGGGCGCGATGCACCGCATCCGCCAGCCTTTCAACGCCAACCGGCTGGCGCAAGTCGCCGGCGTCGCGGCGCTGGAAGACGACGAACACCTCGCGCGCAGCTGCGAGATGGTCGCCGCCGGCCGCGAGCAAATTTACCGCGGCCTGGAAGAATTGGGCGCGAAATACGTGCCGTCGGAGGCTAACTTCGTCCTGGTCGACTTGGAACGGGAGGCCGCGCCGGTATTCGAGGGATTGTTGAAGCTGGGGGTCGTCGTCCGCCCTATGGCCGGCTGGGGCCTTCCGAACGCGCTGCGGGTCTCGGTCGGGCGGCCCGAGGAGAACGACGCCTTCCTCCGCGCGCTGGCGACCGTATTAGGGAAGTGA